In the genome of Cronobacter malonaticus LMG 23826, one region contains:
- a CDS encoding DegT/DnrJ/EryC1/StrS family aminotransferase — MQNLFVTSPLLPPLEEFIPYLEQIWENKYLTNGGPFHQELETRLAEYLGVEHLCLFSNGTLALLTALQALRITGEVITTPYSFVATSHSLLWNGLTPVFADIDPVTCNIDPNKIEQLITPATSAILPVHCYGLPCDVDKIQSIADAWGLKVIYDAAHAFGVKKNHQSILNCGDLSILSFHATKVFNTFEGGAIICPDARMKQRIDYLKNFGFAGETTVVAPGINAKMNEVQAAFGLVQLGHIDQALANRAAIHDRYCEWLADIPGIETFSAPDDVEWNHSYFPIRVNDDFPVSRDALYEALKAENIYSRRYFYPLISAFSMYRHLPSAQPQHLPIATGIAGRILCLPIFPDLTEDDQRRVVDAIRAQAALGLAEKVA; from the coding sequence ATGCAAAATCTTTTTGTCACCAGCCCGCTGCTGCCGCCGCTGGAAGAGTTTATCCCGTATCTTGAGCAGATCTGGGAAAATAAATACCTGACCAACGGCGGCCCGTTTCATCAGGAGCTGGAGACCCGGCTCGCGGAGTATCTCGGCGTGGAACACCTCTGCCTGTTTTCCAACGGCACGCTGGCGCTCCTGACCGCGCTGCAGGCGCTGCGCATTACGGGTGAAGTGATTACCACCCCGTATTCGTTCGTCGCCACCTCGCATTCGCTGCTGTGGAACGGCCTGACGCCGGTTTTCGCCGATATCGACCCGGTCACCTGCAACATCGATCCGAACAAAATCGAACAGCTGATCACGCCAGCCACCTCGGCTATTCTGCCTGTCCACTGCTACGGCCTGCCGTGCGATGTCGACAAAATTCAGTCCATCGCTGACGCCTGGGGCCTGAAGGTGATTTACGACGCCGCGCATGCGTTCGGCGTGAAGAAAAACCACCAGAGCATCCTGAACTGCGGCGATCTGTCGATCCTGAGCTTCCACGCCACCAAAGTTTTCAACACCTTTGAAGGCGGGGCAATTATTTGCCCGGACGCGCGCATGAAACAGCGCATCGACTACCTGAAAAACTTCGGCTTTGCCGGGGAAACGACCGTGGTCGCGCCCGGTATCAACGCCAAAATGAATGAAGTGCAGGCGGCGTTCGGCCTGGTCCAGCTTGGGCATATCGATCAAGCGCTGGCGAACCGCGCGGCTATCCACGACCGCTACTGCGAGTGGCTCGCCGATATCCCTGGCATCGAAACCTTCAGCGCGCCGGATGATGTGGAGTGGAACCACTCTTACTTCCCGATCCGCGTAAACGACGACTTTCCGGTCAGCCGCGACGCGCTCTATGAAGCGCTGAAAGCCGAAAACATCTACTCGCGCCGTTATTTCTACCCGCTTATCAGCGCGTTCTCGATGTACCGCCATCTGCCGTCGGCGCAGCCGCAACACCTGCCGATAGCGACCGGTATCGCCGGGCGCATTTTGTGTCTGCCGATTTTCCCGGATCTGACCGAAGACGATCAGCGCCGCGTGGTAGACGCCATTCGCGCGCAGGCCGCGCTCGGCCTTGCGGAGAAAGTGGCATGA